The following proteins come from a genomic window of Acinonyx jubatus isolate Ajub_Pintada_27869175 chromosome C1, VMU_Ajub_asm_v1.0, whole genome shotgun sequence:
- the LOC106987981 gene encoding 40S ribosomal protein S27-like produces MTLARDLLHPSLEEEKKKHKKKRLVQSSNSYFMDVKCPGCYKITTVLSHAQMVVLCVGCSTVLCQPTEGKARLTEGCSFRRKQH; encoded by the coding sequence ATGACTTTGGCTAGAGATTTACTCCACCCGTccttggaagaagaaaagaaaaaacataaaaagaaacggCTAGTTCAAAGCTCAAATTCCTATTTTATGGATGTAAAATGCCCAGGTTGCTACAAGATTACCACGGTTTTAAGCCATGCTCAGATGGTGGTTCTTTGTGTAGGCTGTTCAACAGTGTTGTGCCAACCAACAGAAGGAAAGGCCAGACTCACAGAAGGGTGTTCATTTAGAAGAAAGCAACACTAA